TTGCCACCTTCTGCCTTTGAAAGCTGGTTTTTGAACAATGCTTTGACGTATGAGGATTTGGATCTGACCATTTTGGCGGTGAATGAAAGTTTGTTGGAAATTCAGCAATCTATGTAAGAAATTTAAGTGATGATAATAGATAAAGCCGGTTCCAACAGGACCGGCTTTATCTATTATATAGTTAGATTCTGGTATTAATCTTTGATGTTCAACAGCTTCTTTACTTGCTCGTAGTTTTTAAAGTCAACACCGGCGTACTTACCTGTAATACCGCCAGGAATTACTACATAGCGGATAGCGAAGTTAGTCTTGGGTTTTAGTTCACTGTACTTAATTCTCTTACCAGCGTTACCATTAGAATAATGATATCTAGGTTGGCCATTTCTATTCAAAGCAGCGTCATAATAAGCAGCAGATCCCTCGTATGAAGTTCGGAATACCATCTTGTCTTTTTGAATATCACCATTTTCACTAGCGTTCTCAAAATAAAAATAGGAAGCATTACTCCAATCGGTAGTACGGTTAGTCATACCTACGCTCCAACCATCCCAAGACTGGAAAGGAAAAATCTTTCCATTAGAAGGAGCTGTCATGTCTTTAAAGTAGTAGAATACAACACCTTTGTCCAAGATCTCCTGAGTTACTTTTGGCGTCAGGACCTCTGCCTGATAAGTAATGGATGTATCCGTATAGTTATCCACTGCATAAGAGCCAGACAGCCAACTATTATAATCTGTATAAGGAACGTTTGGTGTAATCTGGCGATTGGTTTCCACCCATTTTGTATCATTTACCACGATCCAATCAGAGTAGTATACATTAGCAGTACCTGTTGCACCAGTAGAACCAGTAGCCCCATTACATACATATTTTGTTTTAGTAGCGTCTACTTCGCTATCTTCTAAAGTACCATTGTTGTTAGCATCAATACCGGTTTCAACTTTTAAACCTCCTGTGGCACAATTACTGCCAGCAGCTTCCGCTATTG
This genomic interval from Flavisolibacter tropicus contains the following:
- a CDS encoding DUF7151 family protein; the protein is MKMKFLAFSMLATAVVIVSCKGDKGELGPAGPNGKNSLTRTIAEAAGSNCATGGLKVETGIDANNNGTLEDSEVDATKTKYVCNGATGSTGATGTANVYYSDWIVVNDTKWVETNRQITPNVPYTDYNSWLSGSYAVDNYTDTSITYQAEVLTPKVTQEILDKGVVFYYFKDMTAPSNGKIFPFQSWDGWSVGMTNRTTDWSNASYFYFENASENGDIQKDKMVFRTSYEGSAAYYDAALNRNGQPRYHYSNGNAGKRIKYSELKPKTNFAIRYVVIPGGITGKYAGVDFKNYEQVKKLLNIKD